TGTACTCGTTCTCGAGCACCGCCACCAGAGAGTCGCCCTCCCGGTAGACCTTGTGCAGCATCAGGTCAGAGGTCATGATCACCTCCTTCTCGTAGAGGCTACGATAGTAGGTCGGGAAGGTGGTGCCCCCCACCGCCGCACCAGGCTTGATGTCGTCGGTGACGATCTCGACCTTGGCGCCCTTGTCGGCCAGGTAGTCGGCCGCAGACATGCCTGAGAACTCACACGGGGCATCGTAGATCAGCACGTTCTTGCCAGGCTCCACCTTGCCGTTGAGCACGTCCCAGGTGCTGACCACCAGACTCTCCTCGGGATTCTCCGAGTAGCCCCACTCCGGGTACTGGTCCAGGTATGGTCGGCCACCGGTAGCCAGCACCACGATGTCCGGACGCAGGTCGAGGAGAGAGGCCTCGTCGGCTCGGGTGCCGAGGCGCAGATCGACCTTGAGGCGCGTCAGCTCGAGCTGGTACCAGCGGGTGATACCAGCGATCTGATCACGCTGCGGGGCCTTGGCAGCGGTGGTAATCTGTCCGCCCAGCGCCTCATCCGCCTCGAACAGCGTCACATCATGACCGCGCTCGGCGGCCACCCGCGCCGCCTCCATGCCACCGGGACCGCCACCAACCACCACCACCTTGCGCCTGGGTCCCTCAGAACGCTCGATGATATGCGGCAGGCCCATGTATTCCCGGGAGGTGGCAGCGTTCTGGATGCACAATACGTCCAGACCTTGATACTGGCGGTCGATGCAGTAGTTGGCACCCACGCACTGCTTGATCTGGTCGATCTGGCCCATCTTGATCTTGGCGATCAGGTGCGGGTCTGCGATATGCGCCCGGGTCATGCCTACCAGATCCACGTAGCCACCCTCCAGGATACGTTCGGCCTGATTGGGGTCCTTGATGTTCTGGGCATGGATCACCGGGACGGAGACCACTTCCTTGATGCCCGCCGCCAGGTGCAGGAAGGGCTCCGGCGGGAAGGACATGTTAGGGATGACGTTGGCCAGGGTGTCATGGGTGTCGCAGCCTGAACCCACCACACCGAAGTAATCCACCTGACCGGTGGCGTCGTAGTAGGCGGCGATCTGCTTCATATCCTCGTGGGACAGGCCGTCCGGGTGGAACTCGTCGCCACAGATGCGCATGCCGACCACGAAGTCGTTGCCGACTTCCTCACGTACGGCCTTGAGCACTTCCATGCCGAAGCGCATACGTTTCTCGAAGCTGCCGCCCCACTCGTCCTCACGCTTGTTGACGCGCGGACTCCAGAACTGGTCAATCAGATGTTGGTGTACAGCGGACAGCTCGACGCCGTCGAGGCCGCCCTCCTTCGCCCGCCGCGCGGCCTGGGCGAAGTCACCGATGATCCGCCAGATCTCCTCTTCCTCGATGGCCTTGCAGGTGGAGCGGTGGACCGGCTCGCGGATGCCGGAGGGCGACAGCAGGGTCGACCAGTCGTAGCCGTCCCAGCGCGAACGACGCCCCATATGGGTGATCTGGATCATGATCTTGCCGCCATGCTTGTGCACGGCATCGGCCAGATTCTGGAAATGGGGGATGATGCGGTCAGTGGACAGGTTGACCGAGCTCCACCAGGCCTGAGGACTGTCGATGGAGACTACGGATGAACCGCCGCAGATGCACAGCCCGCAGCCACCCTTGGCCTTCTCCTCGTAGTACTTCACGTAGCGGTCGGTGGTCATGCCGCCATCGGTGGCATAGACCTCGGCATGAGCGGTACTTACCACTCGGTTGCGAATAGTCTGGCTGCCGATCTTGATCGGCTGGAAGATCGCGTCAAAGGCCATGATGAGACTCCTCGGTCCGGTGGATCAGCCCTGATGAGGGGCGCTGCTGGACACAGATTGCGGGTGGACTTCGAAACGGCCCACATCGCAGCCTTCCTCGGCAGCACTCTGAACCTGCACGGCAACCGTGCGTAGGTCTGTTCCGCGTGCGGAGAGAATCTGATCCATGGCTCCTGCAAACCAACCGGTGAACATATACTCGACCTTGCGTCCGACCTTGCCCAGTTGATAGACGAAGGCGCTGTGTTCGAGGCGCACACTGGCGGTGCCGGCATCGAGGTCAATCGACTCGGTGATGAAGTGTCCCCAACCACGCTGAGACAGACGTTTCATGTAATGTTCGAACACTGCCTCACCTTCGAGCCCGTGGCACTCGGCCTCCTTCTCACACCAGTGCCAGGCACTCTTGTAGCCCGCGTGATAGAGAATGTCGGCATAACGCTCGGCGCCCAGCGCCTCTTCGACGGCAACATGGTTATTGATGAAGAAGTGCCGTGGCACATACAGCATCGGCAGCGCATCGGTCGTCCAGACGCCAGTCTCAACGTCCACTTCGATCGGTAGTTCGGGGGCCATCTTGGTCACGGTTGGTACCTCGGAAACTTGTCGTTATTGCGGAATCGGTCCTGCCGGGCGCTTATAGTCGCGCCCAGCATGGAGCTTTCCGTGTCATAAGAGTGAGGGGGGTCAGGCTCCCCAGACGTCCTTGAGCACTCGCACCCAGTTCTCGCCCATGATCTTGCGCACCTGCTGCTCGCTCAGGCCGCGCTTGAGCAATGCCTCAGTGAGGTTGCCGAACTCGCCGATGGTGCGAATGCCTCTGGGGTTGATGATCTCGCCGAAGGAGGTCAGGCGGCGTGCATAGCCCTTGTCATGGGTCAACCACTCGAAGAACTGCTGATCCTGGCCCTGAGTGAAGTCGGTGCCGATGCCGATGGCATCCTCGCCGACGATATTCATCACGTACTCGATGGCCTCGACGTAGTCGTCGACGGTGGCGTTGACACCAGCACGCAGGAAGGGAGTGAACATGGTGACACCGACGAAGCCACCGTGGTCGGCGATGAACTTGAGTTCCTCGTCGGACTTGTTGCGTGGATGCTCCTTGAGTCCTGACGGCAGGCAGTGGGAGTAACACACAGGCTTCTGCGACTCGAGAATCACCTCCTGAGAGGTGTTGCTGCCAACATGCGACAGGTCACACATCACTCCGACCCGGTTCATCTCGGCGACAATCTCGCGACCGAAATCAGACAGGCCACCATCGCGCTCATAGCAACCGGTACCGACCAGGTTCTGGGTGTTGTAGCACATCTGAACAATACCCACGCCGAGCTGCTTGAAGATCTCGACATAGCCGATCTGATCCTCGAAGGCATGGGCATTCTGGAAACCGAAGATGATGCCGGTCTTGCCTTCCTGTTTCGCACGACGGATATCCTCGGTCGTGCGTACCGGCAATACCAGATCGCCACACTCCTCCATCAAGTGGTTGGAGGCGACGATATTGTCGACCGTGGCCTGAAAGCCTTCCCAGACGGATACGGTACAATTGGCAGCGGTCAGGCCGCCGCGCTGCATATCCTCGAAGAGCTCGCGGTTCCATTTGGCAATGACCAGGCCATCAATCACCGTCGCTTCACGGTGAAGCGCGGAAGCATCCGTAGTGCTCGGCTCTTGATGAGGGGCACTGGGCGGATGGGTAAAGGGAGTGTTCATCGCGTCGATCCTCACCGGTAGCTGGACAGCACGCTCGAAAGCGCGTCATGCCGGCAGGATAGCGCTGCATCCATAGCGCCCGTCGCCTGATTACGACGACGAGAATTCCAAAAGCGTCATGCTCAGTCTGAATGCGACAGACAGGTATTCGGGGAGGAGCAAAGAGCAGTCTCACAACAACCTGAGTTCCATCGATAAAAGCCCGCAGGGTTTGGGGTTCAAGCTCGAGCATAGCGTTCTCGTCACTCGACGCTCACCATTGCGGGTACGTACAGCTTATAACTTACCGCTTACAGCTCATCGTTAAAGCCTATCCAGATACCTCACTCCGAGATTATTCATCTGTCGCTGTATCCATGCAGCGTGGCGGGCAGTGACAGGGCCTGGACTCGATGCACTGCGTTCCAGTGGATTGGGGAGGACCGCGGCAAGACGCGCAGCCTGGGCCTGGCTCAACTGATCAGCATCAACGCCAAAGTAGTGCTGGCTGGCCGCCTGGATACCGAAGACCCCACGATCAAACTCGACGATATTGAGATACACCTCAAGAATTCGCTCCTTGGACCACAGAATTTCGATCAGCAGAGTGAACCAGGCTTCGAAGCCCTTGCGAATCCAGTCACGGCCAGTCCACAGAAACAGGTTCTTGGCGGTCTGCTGAGAGATGGTACTGGCGCCGCGCAAGGAGCCGCCATTCATGCTGCTCTCAATGGCTCGGCGCAATTCCACGAGATCAAAACCGCCATGGTCAGGAAAGCGCTGATCCTCGGCGGCGATCACCGCTAGCCGAGCATAGTCGGAAATCTCCCTGTCAGGACGCCACTGCTGCTGGATGTTCAGCGGCTCGCCGGAGAACCACGAACTGATTTCGCGCTCCAGCATCACCATCGAGCCGAACACCGGTACCACGCGAAATATCAGCACCAGCAATACCGAGCCGAGAGCAAATGCCAGCGCCACGCGCAGCGCAATTCGTGAAGCGGGACGCCACCAATCAGCCATGCCACAGATTCCAGACGGGAAATATATCGATGCAGTATACCAATCCACAGACCGACTGCCTGCGATCCTGCATTCAAGCCATCACCGCAGCATAGCGACACCTCCCACTACCGTTATCGGTAGAGGAAGGTGATAGCAGGGTTTTTCTCTCAGAGGCGAGTCTCAGGGGCGCGGGGCGATACGCAAGCTCCCGTAGGTGGGTTCTCCCCGGGCACGGTCAAGCGCTGCCATGGCTCGCGAGACCGGCTCCATGGTCAGACTGTCATCCAGTAGTGGCACAGGCCCAGGGGTGGGGGAAACCACTGGAGAAAAGCTACTCCAGCCGAGGCGTTCCTCCCGTGGAGGGATACCAAAACACTCGCGGTAGCACTTGGAGAAATGAGGCGTGGAGACGAAGCCACAGGCCGCCGCGATGTCGATGATCGATAGCGAGGTCTGCTTGAGCAGTTGCCGTGCCCGGTTGAGGCGCAAGCGCATGTAGTAACGCGAGGGCGAGCAATGCAGATTACGCTGGAACAGGCGCTCAAGTTGTCGTCTGGAGAGACTAACGTAGCTCGCCAGTTCGTC
This Halomonas huangheensis DNA region includes the following protein-coding sequences:
- the dgcA gene encoding dimethylglycine demethylation protein DgcA; protein product: MAFDAIFQPIKIGSQTIRNRVVSTAHAEVYATDGGMTTDRYVKYYEEKAKGGCGLCICGGSSVVSIDSPQAWWSSVNLSTDRIIPHFQNLADAVHKHGGKIMIQITHMGRRSRWDGYDWSTLLSPSGIREPVHRSTCKAIEEEEIWRIIGDFAQAARRAKEGGLDGVELSAVHQHLIDQFWSPRVNKREDEWGGSFEKRMRFGMEVLKAVREEVGNDFVVGMRICGDEFHPDGLSHEDMKQIAAYYDATGQVDYFGVVGSGCDTHDTLANVIPNMSFPPEPFLHLAAGIKEVVSVPVIHAQNIKDPNQAERILEGGYVDLVGMTRAHIADPHLIAKIKMGQIDQIKQCVGANYCIDRQYQGLDVLCIQNAATSREYMGLPHIIERSEGPRRKVVVVGGGPGGMEAARVAAERGHDVTLFEADEALGGQITTAAKAPQRDQIAGITRWYQLELTRLKVDLRLGTRADEASLLDLRPDIVVLATGGRPYLDQYPEWGYSENPEESLVVSTWDVLNGKVEPGKNVLIYDAPCEFSGMSAADYLADKGAKVEIVTDDIKPGAAVGGTTFPTYYRSLYEKEVIMTSDLMLHKVYREGDSLVAVLENEYTGVQEERVVDQVVVENGVRPDEALYYALKPGSRNKGQMDLEALYAIEPQPCLAEEGDGPLLFRLGDCTAPRNTHAAIYDALRLCKDF
- a CDS encoding 4-vinyl reductase, translated to MTKMAPELPIEVDVETGVWTTDALPMLYVPRHFFINNHVAVEEALGAERYADILYHAGYKSAWHWCEKEAECHGLEGEAVFEHYMKRLSQRGWGHFITESIDLDAGTASVRLEHSAFVYQLGKVGRKVEYMFTGWFAGAMDQILSARGTDLRTVAVQVQSAAEEGCDVGRFEVHPQSVSSSAPHQG
- a CDS encoding dipeptidase, which produces MNTPFTHPPSAPHQEPSTTDASALHREATVIDGLVIAKWNRELFEDMQRGGLTAANCTVSVWEGFQATVDNIVASNHLMEECGDLVLPVRTTEDIRRAKQEGKTGIIFGFQNAHAFEDQIGYVEIFKQLGVGIVQMCYNTQNLVGTGCYERDGGLSDFGREIVAEMNRVGVMCDLSHVGSNTSQEVILESQKPVCYSHCLPSGLKEHPRNKSDEELKFIADHGGFVGVTMFTPFLRAGVNATVDDYVEAIEYVMNIVGEDAIGIGTDFTQGQDQQFFEWLTHDKGYARRLTSFGEIINPRGIRTIGEFGNLTEALLKRGLSEQQVRKIMGENWVRVLKDVWGA
- the mtgA gene encoding monofunctional biosynthetic peptidoglycan transglycosylase — encoded protein: MADWWRPASRIALRVALAFALGSVLLVLIFRVVPVFGSMVMLEREISSWFSGEPLNIQQQWRPDREISDYARLAVIAAEDQRFPDHGGFDLVELRRAIESSMNGGSLRGASTISQQTAKNLFLWTGRDWIRKGFEAWFTLLIEILWSKERILEVYLNIVEFDRGVFGIQAASQHYFGVDADQLSQAQAARLAAVLPNPLERSASSPGPVTARHAAWIQRQMNNLGVRYLDRL